From a single Enterococcus gilvus ATCC BAA-350 genomic region:
- a CDS encoding tyrosine-type recombinase/integrase, whose product MKSVEPIRDKKKIDAMKAILASGKYGQRNLVLFSIGINTAYRISDLRQLKLSDVLEISRGRVIVKERLAMKEQKTAKHNSVFISNKLRKVILDYVQSEFPEQLQAQDFSKYLFPSRKGADTPLTRQSLWRIIHEAGTAVGLKEIGPHSMRKTFGYFLYKQGTKTEIIQSLLNHSSQRETLRYIGITQEDKDTAVKSLDL is encoded by the coding sequence ATGAAGAGCGTGGAACCGATTCGCGACAAAAAAAAGATCGATGCCATGAAAGCAATTTTGGCTTCCGGAAAATATGGGCAACGAAATTTAGTGCTTTTTTCGATCGGGATCAATACAGCCTATCGAATTTCCGATTTAAGACAGTTGAAATTAAGTGATGTGTTAGAAATTTCCCGTGGGCGGGTGATTGTCAAAGAACGTCTGGCCATGAAGGAACAAAAAACGGCCAAACACAATTCGGTCTTCATTTCGAACAAATTACGAAAAGTGATTCTCGATTATGTTCAATCCGAATTTCCTGAGCAGCTGCAAGCACAAGACTTCAGCAAGTATTTGTTTCCAAGTCGAAAAGGAGCAGATACGCCTTTGACCCGACAAAGCCTTTGGCGGATCATTCATGAAGCAGGAACGGCGGTTGGGCTGAAAGAAATTGGTCCTCATTCGATGCGCAAGACCTTCGGCTATTTTTTGTACAAGCAAGGGACCAAAACAGAGATCATTCAGTCGCTGCTCAATCATTCTTCACAACGGGAGACCTTACGCTATATTGGGATCACTCAGGAAGACAAAGATACTGCCGTAAAGAGTTTGGATCTATGA
- a CDS encoding gluconate 5-dehydrogenase, whose amino-acid sequence MSGFTMDSFSLKGKVALVTGASYGIGFAIASSFANAGATIVFNDIKQELVDKGTDAYKEVGIEAKGYVCDVTNEKQVAEFIAQVEKEVGVIDILVNNAGIIKRIPMLDMPVEDFRQVIDVDLNAPFIVSKAVIPGMIKKGHGKIINICSMMSELGRETVSAYAAAKGGLKMLTRNICSEFGEANIQCNGIGPGYIATPQTAPLREKQEDGTSHPFDQFIIAKTPAARWGTTEDLQGPAVFLASDASDFVNGHILYVDGGILAYIGKQP is encoded by the coding sequence ATGTCGGGTTTCACAATGGATTCATTTAGCTTAAAAGGGAAAGTCGCGTTAGTAACGGGGGCTTCTTACGGAATCGGTTTTGCAATCGCTTCATCTTTTGCAAATGCTGGAGCAACGATCGTATTCAATGATATCAAACAAGAGTTAGTTGATAAGGGAACAGATGCTTATAAAGAAGTAGGTATCGAAGCTAAAGGGTATGTTTGTGATGTTACAAACGAAAAACAGGTCGCTGAGTTTATTGCGCAAGTTGAAAAAGAAGTTGGCGTTATCGATATTTTAGTGAATAATGCGGGTATTATTAAACGAATTCCAATGTTAGATATGCCAGTAGAAGATTTCCGTCAAGTGATCGATGTAGACTTAAATGCACCTTTTATCGTATCAAAAGCGGTTATTCCTGGAATGATAAAAAAAGGTCATGGGAAAATCATTAATATTTGTTCGATGATGAGTGAATTAGGAAGAGAAACCGTTTCTGCTTATGCAGCAGCTAAAGGTGGTTTAAAGATGTTGACTCGAAATATCTGTTCAGAATTTGGAGAAGCCAATATTCAATGTAATGGTATCGGCCCAGGTTATATCGCGACACCGCAAACCGCGCCATTACGTGAAAAACAAGAAGATGGAACGAGTCATCCATTTGACCAATTTATTATTGCTAAAACACCTGCAGCTCGTTGGGGAACAACAGAAGATTTGCAAGGTCCAGCAGTATTTTTAGCTTCTGATGCTTCTGATTTTGTAAACGGTCATATTTTATACGTTGATGGTGGCATTTTAGCCTATATTGGTAAGCAACCATAA
- a CDS encoding bifunctional 4-hydroxy-2-oxoglutarate aldolase/2-dehydro-3-deoxy-phosphogluconate aldolase yields MKRMTILNKLKKSGLIAVVRGKDKAEALNATAAIIEGGIKGIELTFTVPEAEEVIEELVKKYEANSDIVIGAGTVLDAITARIAIMAGAEYIVSPTFDLETAKICNLYQIPYLPGCMTITEMKNALRAGVDIVKLFPGSAFGPSIVKAFKAPLPQLNIMPTGGVSLDNIADWFEAGVICVGVGGNLLAPMSEGNFDEVKKIAETYVRILEKIRNEG; encoded by the coding sequence ATGAAGAGAATGACTATTTTAAATAAGTTGAAAAAATCAGGATTGATTGCCGTTGTGCGGGGAAAAGATAAAGCTGAAGCACTCAATGCTACGGCTGCGATCATTGAAGGTGGAATAAAGGGAATAGAATTGACCTTCACTGTTCCCGAAGCCGAAGAAGTTATTGAAGAATTGGTCAAAAAATATGAAGCTAATTCTGATATTGTGATCGGTGCAGGTACAGTTTTAGATGCGATTACAGCTAGAATAGCCATCATGGCTGGAGCTGAATATATCGTTAGTCCAACATTTGATTTGGAAACAGCTAAGATCTGCAACTTATATCAAATTCCTTATTTACCGGGATGTATGACAATCACTGAAATGAAAAATGCCTTAAGAGCCGGGGTAGATATTGTGAAGCTCTTTCCTGGCAGCGCGTTTGGCCCTAGTATCGTCAAAGCTTTTAAAGCTCCACTACCACAATTGAATATTATGCCAACCGGCGGTGTTAGTTTGGACAATATAGCGGATTGGTTTGAGGCTGGAGTAATATGCGTAGGAGTCGGAGGAAATTTATTAGCACCTATGTCGGAAGGGAACTTTGATGAAGTGAAGAAAATTGCTGAGACTTATGTGCGCATCTTAGAAAAAATTAGAAATGAGGGGTAA
- a CDS encoding IS3 family transposase (programmed frameshift) — MSKRTRRTFSQEFKQQIVNLYLAGKPRVEIIREYELTASAFDKWVKQSKTSGSFKEKDNLTPEQKELLELRKRNQQLEMENDILKQAALIFGPKRQVIDANKHLYPISAMCRILGLSRQSYYYQSKPKKDESELEEVVAEEFIRSRKAYGSRKIKKALSKRGIQISRRKISRIMKNRGLKSSYTVAYFKVHHSTCNEAKTTNVLNRKFLRDNPLEAIVTDLTYVRVGKKWNYVCFILDLFNREILGYSCGEHKDAVLVKKAFSRIKQPLTEVEIFHTDRGKEFDNQAIDELLTTFDINRSLSHKGCPFDNAVAESTYKSLKVEFVYQYTFETLQQLDLELFDYVNWWNHLRLHGTLGYETPVGYRNQRLAQRIHDNELGCANASEAV; from the exons ATGTCTAAGAGAACACGAAGAACTTTTTCACAAGAATTCAAGCAACAAATCGTCAATCTTTACTTAGCTGGAAAGCCACGTGTAGAAATCATTCGAGAATATGAACTAACGGCTTCAGCATTTGACAAATGGGTAAAGCAATCTAAAACGAGTGGTTCATTCAAAGAAAAAGATAATCTTACGCCTGAACAAAAAGAATTGTTAGAACTACGTAAAAGAAACCAGCAATTAGAAATGGAAAATGATATTTTAAAGCAAGCAGCGCTGATATTCGGAC CGAAGAGACAAGTAATCGATGCGAATAAGCATCTTTACCCTATATCAGCGATGTGCAGAATATTAGGTCTATCACGTCAGTCCTATTATTATCAATCAAAACCAAAGAAAGATGAATCAGAACTTGAAGAAGTAGTCGCTGAAGAATTTATCCGCAGCCGAAAGGCCTACGGCTCAAGAAAAATAAAAAAAGCCTTATCAAAACGAGGCATTCAGATCAGCCGACGAAAAATTAGTAGAATCATGAAAAATAGAGGATTAAAATCGAGCTATACTGTTGCTTATTTTAAAGTACATCATTCTACTTGCAATGAAGCCAAAACGACAAACGTATTGAATCGTAAATTCTTAAGAGACAACCCATTAGAAGCGATCGTAACAGACTTGACTTATGTACGAGTCGGGAAAAAATGGAATTATGTCTGTTTCATTTTGGATCTGTTCAATCGAGAAATTCTCGGCTATTCTTGTGGAGAACATAAAGATGCCGTTCTAGTAAAAAAAGCATTTAGCCGTATCAAACAACCTCTGACAGAGGTTGAGATTTTTCATACTGATCGTGGAAAAGAGTTTGATAACCAAGCTATTGATGAATTATTAACAACTTTTGATATCAATCGATCATTAAGTCATAAAGGCTGTCCTTTTGATAATGCCGTAGCTGAATCAACTTATAAGTCGTTGAAAGTAGAATTTGTCTATCAATACACATTTGAAACCTTACAACAATTGGATTTGGAGTTATTTGACTATGTCAATTGGTGGAACCACCTTCGGTTGCACGGTACACTTGGCTACGAGACACCGGTTGGTTACCGTAACCAGAGATTGGCGCAGCGAATCCATGATAATGAGCTCGGATGTGCTAACGCTAGCGAGGCAGTCTAA
- a CDS encoding Fic family protein has protein sequence MNEEKRPNFPDKYHLSRKESVYLLKKNIVELVYNAGKFEGLNTTLLQTEEIIKYNRANNVAVDDVLTVVNLKRGFELLLNDVQEPLIETSKRINRIVAAEDALFPGEIRNGGVEVSTIQGRYVPPMLTEDEVNNQYGEIMNQEISETEKALRLFLFISKNQIFWDGNKITALLTANKIMFSKGLGLLSVPESVFAKFNELLSMYDNSNQSSNESKILSFIHEECIYGIRYL, from the coding sequence ATGAACGAAGAAAAGAGACCTAACTTTCCGGATAAATACCACTTATCTCGCAAAGAGTCTGTGTATTTATTGAAGAAAAATATTGTGGAACTGGTGTATAATGCGGGGAAATTTGAAGGATTGAATACAACGCTATTACAAACAGAAGAGATTATCAAGTATAATCGGGCCAATAACGTGGCGGTAGATGATGTCCTGACCGTCGTTAACTTAAAAAGAGGCTTTGAACTGCTTTTAAATGACGTACAGGAGCCCCTGATAGAAACAAGTAAGCGTATTAATCGGATAGTTGCAGCGGAAGATGCCCTTTTTCCTGGTGAAATAAGAAACGGTGGGGTAGAAGTATCGACGATTCAAGGAAGATATGTGCCACCAATGTTAACTGAAGACGAGGTAAACAATCAATATGGTGAGATAATGAATCAAGAGATATCAGAGACGGAAAAAGCCCTGCGACTGTTTCTATTCATTTCGAAAAATCAAATATTCTGGGACGGTAATAAGATAACTGCATTGTTAACTGCTAATAAGATCATGTTTAGCAAAGGTTTGGGATTGTTATCCGTTCCTGAAAGTGTATTTGCAAAATTTAATGAACTTCTATCTATGTATGATAATAGCAACCAATCTAGCAATGAATCAAAAATTTTATCATTTATACATGAAGAATGTATTTATGGTATTCGTTATTTATAG
- a CDS encoding IS3 family transposase, whose product MTVTEIRNNTLKKKISTIFFTNKQRYGATKIHQVLLKEGISVSLKHVQKLMKQLNLRSIVVKKYRPQRSNRPIISKENLLNPDFSTKTICEKWAADITYIPTKKNGWCYLSSIMDLHTKKIISYTFSKRMTVDCVIQTLNKAKMHYDIPEGMILHTDLGSQYTAREVEQWLETNKIRHSYSRKGIPYDNAGIESFHASLKKEEVYTTSYSDFEEANRALFSYIEGFYNRNRIHSSIHYLTPQEFEELAKAKMT is encoded by the coding sequence TTGACAGTTACAGAAATCAGAAATAATACGTTGAAAAAGAAGATTTCAACTATTTTTTTTACGAATAAACAACGCTATGGCGCCACAAAGATCCATCAAGTTTTATTAAAAGAAGGTATTTCAGTGTCTCTTAAACATGTCCAAAAGCTAATGAAACAATTAAATTTAAGGTCGATTGTAGTTAAAAAATATAGACCTCAAAGATCTAATAGACCGATTATTTCAAAAGAGAACCTCTTAAATCCGGACTTTTCTACTAAGACTATCTGTGAGAAATGGGCAGCTGACATTACTTACATTCCTACTAAGAAAAATGGTTGGTGTTACTTATCTTCAATCATGGATTTACACACGAAAAAGATTATTAGCTATACATTTTCAAAACGAATGACTGTGGATTGTGTCATTCAAACGCTGAACAAAGCAAAAATGCATTATGACATTCCAGAAGGAATGATTCTACACACTGACTTGGGTAGCCAATACACAGCCAGAGAAGTGGAACAATGGCTTGAAACCAACAAAATAAGGCATTCTTATAGTAGAAAGGGAATACCTTATGATAATGCTGGAATCGAATCTTTCCATGCTTCATTGAAAAAGGAAGAAGTCTACACGACTAGCTACTCAGATTTTGAAGAAGCAAATCGAGCACTATTTAGCTACATTGAAGGGTTTTATAACCGAAATCGAATCCATAGCTCGATTCACTATCTAACCCCCCAGGAGTTTGAAGAGTTGGCAAAAGCAAAAATGACGTAA
- a CDS encoding beta-glucosidase: MDRIKELISKMTLEEKASLCSGADNWHTKEIKRLNIPSVMMVDGPHGLRKQEGETDHLGLNESVKAVCFPAACATASSFDVDLMERMGETLGAECQAENISMLLGPAVNIKRSPLCGRNFEYLSEDPYLAGRMASAYIRGVQSQGVGTSIKHFALNNQETLRMTISSEVSERALREIYLPAFEKAVKESAPRTVMCSYNKINGEYASENRYLLTDILRKEWGYKGCVVSDWGAVNNRVKGLQAGLDLEMPYSGGYNDRQIVTAVQEGRLDEAVLDEAVERVLNVVFAGEEQHRPKVISDKETDHKKAADIETECAVLLENNGILPLNTDRKVAYIGEFAEKPRYQGGGSSHINPFRVVSALDAAGEKGRSVTYAKGFSMENDAMTEQELEKALRTAAEADVAVIFAGLPEIFESEGYDRTSMKLPKCQDRLIEEVLKVQPNVVVVLHNGSPVELPWADKVSAILEMYLGGQGVGEACDRLLYGEANPSGRLAETFPYRLEDNPSFLHFLGNGKRVLYGEDIFVGYRYYDTKKVPVRYAFGHGLSYTEFAYGDLTLSSAQMTDEDILTVSFKVKNTGKTEGKEVVQLYVADLCGTPERPVNELKGFAKVHLLPGEEKTVSMEISARDLSYYEERLGDWYAPSGTYRILIGHASDDIRLHADIVFETQKELLLRVDFATTFGELLDHTKTAPVITELLAPLAAAAASAESMSDEYKKLGEKVIREMPLKSLLGQMPGEQVEQLIGQLNCLLAQ, encoded by the coding sequence ATGGACAGAATAAAGGAACTGATTTCAAAAATGACGCTGGAAGAGAAGGCAAGTCTCTGCTCGGGCGCTGATAACTGGCATACGAAAGAAATCAAACGACTGAACATTCCGTCAGTTATGATGGTGGACGGCCCTCACGGACTGAGAAAGCAGGAAGGGGAAACGGATCATCTGGGATTGAATGAAAGTGTGAAGGCCGTTTGTTTCCCGGCAGCCTGTGCAACAGCCTCCAGCTTCGATGTTGACCTGATGGAACGGATGGGAGAGACGCTGGGAGCGGAGTGTCAGGCCGAGAATATAAGCATGCTACTTGGTCCGGCGGTGAATATTAAAAGGAGCCCGTTATGTGGACGGAACTTTGAGTATCTGTCGGAGGATCCATATCTGGCAGGCAGGATGGCATCGGCATATATCCGCGGAGTACAGAGTCAGGGCGTGGGGACAAGCATTAAGCACTTCGCGCTGAATAATCAGGAAACACTCCGTATGACGATATCTTCCGAGGTGTCAGAACGTGCGCTCAGGGAAATCTACCTGCCTGCGTTTGAGAAAGCAGTAAAAGAATCAGCCCCAAGAACCGTCATGTGCAGCTACAACAAAATAAATGGAGAATATGCTTCAGAAAACAGATATCTTCTGACAGATATCCTGAGAAAAGAATGGGGATACAAAGGCTGCGTCGTCAGTGACTGGGGCGCTGTAAATAACCGGGTGAAGGGGCTGCAGGCTGGACTGGATCTGGAGATGCCTTATTCCGGAGGATACAATGACAGACAGATTGTAACGGCAGTACAGGAGGGAAGACTGGACGAAGCTGTGCTGGATGAAGCGGTGGAGCGGGTATTGAATGTTGTATTTGCCGGTGAAGAGCAGCATCGTCCGAAAGTTATATCTGATAAGGAAACAGATCATAAAAAAGCAGCGGATATTGAGACAGAATGTGCGGTCCTGCTGGAAAATAACGGTATACTTCCGCTGAATACAGACAGAAAGGTTGCCTATATAGGGGAATTTGCCGAAAAGCCGCGGTATCAGGGCGGCGGCTCCAGCCATATCAATCCGTTCAGAGTTGTCTCGGCATTGGATGCTGCCGGAGAAAAAGGGCGCAGCGTGACTTATGCAAAAGGATTTTCTATGGAAAATGACGCGATGACGGAACAAGAGCTGGAAAAAGCGCTTCGGACTGCTGCAGAAGCAGACGTCGCGGTAATCTTTGCCGGGCTGCCTGAGATATTTGAGTCGGAAGGGTATGACAGAACATCCATGAAGCTGCCCAAATGCCAGGACCGTCTGATCGAAGAAGTGTTGAAAGTACAGCCTAATGTTGTAGTAGTACTCCACAATGGAAGTCCGGTAGAACTACCATGGGCTGATAAAGTAAGCGCAATCCTGGAAATGTATCTCGGAGGTCAGGGGGTCGGTGAAGCCTGCGACCGACTGTTATACGGAGAAGCGAATCCGTCCGGCAGGCTGGCGGAGACATTCCCGTACCGGCTGGAAGATAATCCGAGCTTCCTTCATTTCCTGGGAAATGGAAAGCGGGTGTTATATGGTGAGGATATCTTTGTCGGATACCGCTACTATGATACAAAGAAAGTCCCGGTCAGATATGCATTTGGCCATGGGCTGTCTTACACGGAATTTGCTTATGGGGACTTGACTTTGTCATCGGCTCAAATGACGGATGAGGATATCCTGACGGTCTCTTTCAAGGTGAAAAATACAGGAAAAACAGAAGGAAAAGAAGTTGTACAGCTGTACGTGGCCGACCTGTGCGGCACACCGGAAAGACCGGTCAATGAATTGAAAGGATTTGCCAAAGTTCATCTCCTGCCGGGAGAGGAGAAAACGGTGTCGATGGAAATTTCGGCGAGGGATCTTTCCTATTATGAAGAACGTCTCGGGGACTGGTATGCGCCATCCGGAACATATCGGATCTTGATCGGCCATGCTTCTGATGACATCCGATTACATGCGGATATTGTGTTTGAAACACAGAAAGAACTGCTCCTTCGCGTAGATTTCGCAACAACGTTCGGAGAATTATTGGATCATACGAAAACCGCTCCCGTTATTACGGAACTGCTAGCGCCATTGGCAGCAGCGGCCGCATCAGCAGAAAGTATGAGTGACGAATATAAGAAGCTGGGTGAGAAAGTCATCCGGGAAATGCCGCTGAAATCTCTGCTGGGGCAGATGCCGGGAGAGCAGGTGGAACAGCTGATCGGGCAGCTGAATTGTTTACTTGCACAATAG
- a CDS encoding MFS transporter: MSYQFTPDCYEYGQYKTGLKMRGVPFAAQTFFTKLNGGIATAVSVFALTLIGFREGEGVVQAAGFADKLWTFSCLGGIIGGICTLLILRLYKLNDHDVQLMAKCNNGEISREEAEAQMINQY, from the coding sequence ATGTCATATCAGTTTACGCCGGACTGCTACGAGTATGGACAGTACAAGACAGGATTAAAAATGCGTGGTGTACCGTTTGCAGCGCAGACATTTTTTACAAAATTAAATGGAGGGATCGCAACAGCAGTCAGTGTGTTTGCGTTAACTTTAATCGGCTTCCGGGAAGGAGAAGGCGTTGTTCAGGCGGCAGGATTTGCCGATAAATTATGGACATTCAGCTGTCTTGGAGGCATTATCGGGGGTATTTGCACTCTGCTTATACTTCGCCTTTACAAACTTAATGACCATGATGTCCAGCTGATGGCAAAATGCAACAATGGCGAGATCAGCCGTGAAGAGGCAGAGGCACAGATGATCAATCAGTATTAA
- a CDS encoding PTS galactitol transporter subunit IIC has translation MAIINYIMSLGASVMMPIIFTIFGIILGLGVSKSLRAGISVGIGFVGLSVITKLLADNLGPAVSKMVDLYGLNLSTLDIGWPAAAAVAYGTEVGAIVIPLGLLVNIVMLLTRTTNTVNIDLWNYWHFAFIGSIVSIATDSFLWGLFAVVITVVITLIGADRSQTKMENFYGKDLEGISIPQAFCVGFIPFAIITDWIIEKIPGLKSIDLDAKKMQEKFGIIGEPLFLGVIVGIILGLIAQYTVAEMLTLGITMAAVMVLIPKITGQFIEGLNPISQRSQELIGAKLKGGRKLNIGMTPALVIGHPVTLVCSLLLVPIILFLSVIIPGNKFLPLASLSGLIYIFPLVLPYTKGNVLRSLITGVLTLVTGVLFATSLSTIFTKAVRIVDGGLIPKGTTSVASIDFAASPFSWVVYQLTANIGIIGAGILGVLTVGFALFNRKKITTELVSK, from the coding sequence ATGGCAATAATCAATTATATTATGAGCTTGGGTGCCAGTGTAATGATGCCTATCATCTTTACAATTTTTGGAATTATTTTAGGCTTAGGAGTTTCAAAGTCGCTCCGCGCAGGTATTTCGGTAGGTATTGGGTTTGTTGGTTTAAGTGTGATCACGAAATTATTAGCGGATAATCTAGGACCGGCAGTGAGTAAGATGGTTGACCTTTATGGATTGAATTTGAGTACATTAGATATTGGTTGGCCTGCAGCGGCAGCCGTAGCATACGGTACAGAAGTTGGGGCAATTGTTATTCCATTAGGTTTGTTGGTAAACATTGTTATGCTTTTAACAAGGACGACGAATACTGTGAATATTGATTTGTGGAACTATTGGCATTTTGCATTTATTGGATCCATTGTTTCAATCGCGACAGATAGCTTTTTATGGGGGCTTTTTGCAGTAGTAATTACAGTGGTTATTACTTTGATTGGAGCAGATCGTTCGCAGACAAAAATGGAAAATTTTTATGGGAAAGACCTTGAAGGGATCTCTATTCCGCAGGCTTTTTGTGTAGGGTTTATTCCCTTTGCGATCATTACCGATTGGATTATTGAAAAGATTCCGGGATTAAAATCTATTGATCTTGACGCTAAAAAAATGCAAGAAAAATTTGGGATAATCGGTGAGCCATTGTTTCTCGGTGTGATTGTCGGGATCATATTAGGGCTGATTGCTCAATATACAGTAGCAGAGATGCTGACTCTAGGAATTACAATGGCTGCGGTAATGGTCTTGATTCCAAAAATCACAGGACAATTTATTGAAGGGCTAAATCCAATTTCACAGAGATCACAAGAGTTGATCGGAGCTAAACTAAAAGGTGGACGAAAATTGAACATTGGTATGACTCCAGCTTTGGTTATTGGGCATCCGGTAACGTTAGTTTGTTCTTTACTGTTAGTTCCGATTATTTTATTCCTATCGGTAATTATTCCTGGAAATAAATTTCTACCATTAGCCTCTTTATCTGGTTTGATTTATATCTTTCCTTTAGTACTACCTTACACTAAAGGGAATGTTTTAAGATCGTTGATTACAGGTGTTTTAACCTTGGTCACAGGAGTCTTGTTCGCTACCTCGCTTTCGACAATTTTTACAAAAGCAGTTAGAATCGTTGACGGTGGATTGATTCCTAAAGGAACAACATCTGTAGCATCCATCGATTTTGCAGCAAGTCCATTTTCTTGGGTTGTGTATCAGCTAACAGCAAATATTGGTATAATTGGGGCAGGGATATTAGGAGTACTGACAGTAGGCTTCGCATTATTTAATAGGAAAAAAATTACTACTGAATTAGTAAGTAAATAG
- a CDS encoding sugar kinase, giving the protein MSVLTFGEMMLRLKTPGNERILQAQTFEASYGGAEANVAVSLALLGNPVSYLSKIPDNLLGQTAKSTLQKYGVDTSKLLVGGERLGIYYFEKGASIRSTNVVYDRKFSSFSQIKSREFDWSSIFKDVDYFYLSGITPAISIELEQATLVACEYCQKQKIPVVCDLNYREKMWCPQKAQSVMSKLMNYVTICIAHDEDFESALGIKAFDGDNSRGIDQQSSFKEGMKKVRQLYPNCEMVASILRNIYSVENSQWTALLLKENTFYETDTYDVHVMEGVAAGDAFGAGLLHGLLHDYTPHQLVKFALAASVLKLTVTGDLNLVSESDIKQVIKNNGGARLSR; this is encoded by the coding sequence ATGAGTGTGTTAACGTTTGGTGAGATGATGCTTCGTTTGAAGACACCGGGAAATGAACGTATATTACAAGCACAAACCTTTGAAGCAAGCTATGGGGGAGCTGAAGCAAATGTTGCGGTATCGTTAGCCCTATTAGGAAACCCTGTAAGCTACTTAAGTAAAATTCCTGATAACTTGCTAGGACAAACTGCAAAAAGCACTTTGCAAAAGTATGGTGTCGATACTTCTAAACTATTAGTCGGTGGAGAACGTTTAGGAATTTATTACTTTGAAAAAGGCGCTAGTATTCGCTCAACAAATGTGGTCTACGACAGAAAATTTAGTTCGTTTTCACAAATAAAATCAAGAGAATTCGATTGGTCTTCAATTTTTAAAGATGTTGATTATTTTTATCTCTCAGGGATTACACCGGCAATTTCTATTGAGTTAGAACAAGCCACTTTAGTTGCTTGTGAATACTGTCAAAAACAAAAAATTCCTGTCGTTTGCGATTTGAATTATCGAGAGAAAATGTGGTGTCCTCAAAAAGCGCAAAGCGTCATGTCCAAATTAATGAACTATGTCACGATCTGTATTGCTCATGATGAAGATTTTGAATCAGCACTAGGGATCAAAGCTTTTGACGGGGACAATTCTCGGGGAATCGATCAGCAGTCGTCTTTCAAGGAAGGTATGAAAAAAGTTCGCCAACTGTATCCAAATTGTGAAATGGTTGCAAGTATTTTACGAAACATCTATTCTGTTGAAAATAGTCAATGGACTGCTTTATTGTTGAAAGAGAATACGTTTTATGAGACAGATACCTATGATGTTCACGTTATGGAAGGCGTCGCGGCAGGCGATGCTTTTGGTGCGGGCTTACTTCACGGATTACTACATGACTATACGCCCCATCAATTAGTAAAATTTGCACTGGCAGCCAGTGTTTTAAAATTGACTGTGACGGGAGACTTAAATCTAGTCTCAGAATCAGATATCAAACAAGTAATAAAAAATAATGGAGGAGCTCGTCTATCTCGTTGA